The DNA region CAATTGAATTTGATCGTTCAGAATTTATGAATAAATGAATTGTTATATTAACGATTATATCGATCGCAGGGAGAAAGGAGAGCGTGGTGTGGGTGGTCGCGTTAGGCAAAAGGCCCGTTAACCGCGGTCAACGAGGTATCGCCTGTGACGACTTAACTTTCGGCAAAGGCGCGGGCGCGTGTGTAGCAGCTTGATGGTCTCCGATAAATCACCCCCGAACCTCTCGTCTCCGCGCGGGAAACGGACGGCCGGAGTCGGCGCGTGCGCGCGAGCCTTCCGCCGGTCCACCGTCGCCTCTCTCTTCATTTCGagcatgcgcgcgcgcgcgtgattCATCTCGAGCCGGTTAAGTCGCACAGGGCGGAACGTTTAATCACAATCTGGACGTCGCGACACCGTACACACTCGTTTACAAGCTGAACGACGTCTCTATTAaagtaattatgaaataatatatataacatATAGGCGAAGGAAAGGAAGTGAATGCTAGGCGAATACGAATCCctataatatgtatattatacaaagttaattatgttatgttttgtttCATCGATTCGCACGGAACGTGCGTATGCAAATGCACGGTGTCTGGATATAGAGACGCCAGTACAGAGTGCAAGTTACACGAGTCATGTTTACAACACAGTTTATACATTAGGGACAAGGTGCACCAGGCATGTACACGTACACATACACACGACAAGCGCGTACCACACGGAAAGACATCGGAAATCAAACGAAAAATCTCGCGcacgacacacacacacacatacactctatacatatatgtatgtatataatacACACTCACACACATTAGCCACACACGTACGACAAACATGAAATAATATTCCATCTTGAAAGACGAACGGTATAAGAGACGGTGTGCACGCGTACGTAATCTATGTTACGTTTGAGTGACGGCCGAGTTCTAACACAATTGCATATTAGGTATGTATTATATGAATGCATATTAGGTATTTATATAGAATCTATATAACTGTATAATTGTAACGAAATGCCAATGTCCGTGGACCCAGGCAACTGTGTATCAGCCGGTAACGCGCGATCAATCGAATTGAAGGTGTTGCGGGCAAAGCAATTGCTTAGGTCCCGACCAGACGGGCGCAGGATGAAATGAATACGAAGacaaaagaaaaagattaaaaaaagagagagagagagagagagagagagagagagagagagagagatgatgaAGGGGAGGAAGAAGAACGAACGGGGGAGAAGAAAAGGCAAATGATATTTCAAAACGAACGACCGAGTCGGAGGAGAAAATAACGCAGTCGAGTTATTTCTCTGAATGGAAAAGGAAAATCTTAATACGCTTTGATTCTGCAACGCTGTGCTAATATCAACAAtgataaagaaagaaagaagaaaaaaaaagaaaatatctaTCCGTTCTCTTGCGTTTCTTCTAATCGAGACGACGAAccgaaataattaataatcttAAATATATTTCGCACTGGTGCGAAATGATCGAGCAGTGGAGCGGCATAGATGCATTAAACGCATAAAAGTGCTATTTAATTAAATggggaaaaaagagagagagagagagagagagagatgaagggaggaagaaaggcGCGTCCGGTTCGTGCGTTGTCCGGCGCGTTGCACGTTTTGAAGAGatgagtaaaaaaaaattttatttattttttagcaaTGAACCTATTATCTATTTCGATAAGATATTTCTTCTTTGATTGCATTTCCTTCTAAATCGACAATTTCGGCTGGTCTGAATTTACTTAGCGCGTAGGTTTTTGATGatataatgaaaatataaatcaCAATTAAGAAATTCGAATACGCACGAGTGGGTGAACTATCGAGACACACGAAAGATAAATCCCGATCCTCTTCGATTTAAGAATAGTTCGCACCTTCTTATTGGTCCCTTGTTCTCGTCGCATCGTTGCTGTCGtcattcttttcttttcttttcttttctttttttttttcaacgcacCGAACGACTCGTGAAACAAGTAGCTGTCCCCTCGAATCGATTGTTTGCACGTTCGTGTGTCCATTTTCTACCGTCTTACCATTCTTGTCTTTCTCTTCTGCGACACTTCTGCGAAACTTTGTTGAGTTCAAGGGGGTCGGTGAACCTGCGGTCTGTGCACAAGATGGCATAGTTGTCCAAACCGAGCGTTCTGATGGAAACGGCAAGGAAAAAGGCAtagagatataaaaaaaaagaagaatatcgTTCACTGGCGCAGATGGTATGACACATTGTGATctatacaaattacaaattacaaagcaTCAACAAGTAGTATATATTTAAGATATAAATATACACACGTACACCTACGGTGACCTAGACACACTGTCTAAACTAATGCGCGCGATTGCGTgtccaaaacaaaaaaaaacacatacaAAAGGAGAGGGCGAACACGTTATTAAAGTGAGGACGACTACAGCGTACCTAActgttaaaaagaaaaaaaagcgtaaaacgatttagaaaaaaaagcaaaacaGAGAAACACACACAGAGAGACAGATATAAggaacaaacgagaaaaaacAAATCGTCTGACACGTAAGAGTAAGCAAAGTAATATAAAGAAGCGAAGGTGGGCgaagaaggaaggaaacaaataatgaaagaaaGATGAAACACGACGCTCCTGCCACGCAGAGAGTCCTTAGACAGCTTtaagataataattataaatgataaataataattattattaaataataacgaTAAACTTTCTATATGTTGAATCGTGTCTAGTGAGAGAAGTACTATTGAAGTAaaacgaaaacaaaaaaaaatggaatctaCTAtcgccacacacacacacacacacacatggaTTTAACTCACAGTTTATAACGACCATTAGTTGTCTATCGAatgttctttcttttcttttcatatAGCGGAGAAGGTGGTTGTTAGAGAATAGCTTGGTGTTTCGTTTGCTGTTTTTACAAAACGTTGCGCGGTTGGCAAACGGGCGGACCTTTTGCCGGATGCTGCGACGCCGGGGAGAGGTCCGGCCGGGGCCCGCACCTACGTTTATATTTGGTGGGGCTTTTTGACCACTACTGTTATCATTATCACTGCTATTATCACGTGGGGTTTCCATACCTGGGCCGGCGCGCGTGCTCGCAAGCTGTTGTGTGCGCGTAGAGCCAACGACGTTCTCTCCTGTTACTAATTGTACGAATAATCGGTATATCCCCCACCGCGGGTGAGGGTGCATGCGTTACCTTTTCATTGAACCCTACACCTCTCGCTGGCGTAGCCCCCTCTCGTGTCTAAGTGCGGGGGCATTAgattaattaactttattccgCCAACTTCTACTCGCATTAAGCTGTCCATCCCCCGATCCCTCCACCAGCTTGCGACTGGAGATTAAATTGCCGTGGTATGAAAACCCTGCGCTCGCTGcgattattcttattattatcattattattattattattacgattatATTGTCATTATACTTATTATTACGATTATTctctttattattactattataattACTAGTACCATTATTACCAGATGAACTATCAGTTGCGTCCTGATCACTGATCACAAGGACCGGCCTCGAGCGGGCTGATTTTCATTTTGttctaatattttcttctttttttaaaaaaaaaaaaaaaaacataggtTGTCGTCAGTCCGTTTTATGATCAGTGACTTATCAATTCCTTTCAGTCTTTTGATACTTCTTTTTCTCATCGAAAGCAATGATGAACTCTATTTCCTCCTCCATTCTTTTTAATCGTTCTACGAGATCCCATTCTCCTAGCCCACCGTGTTCCCTCGCGTTCATCAATCGGCCCACTCAGGTCTGGCGTGTAGAGTCTGTGTGTAGAGCGTACGCGCAAAGAAAGCGAACGCCGCTGTGCGAGAGAAAATGTGGCAAGGGAGCGAAAAACGAGAGGCGAAGATTCGACCGGAAGACCCGAACGGCGCCAAAACCGTAATTGGAATCGGCGACGTGATTAGACGTAATTAGCTTCGCGATCCCGCGGATCACTCGTCCCCCCCAGCCCACCCTCCCcccaacacacacacacacacaacacaCACACACCCCAACCCAACTTTTGTTCTTTTGgaaagaaggaagaaagagTCGAAGGGGAATCACCTTTAGGCGTggcgttttcttttcttcctcttaGCGCGCTCTCGCGTGTGTGCATGCGTGCGTGTATGTGTTCATGTGCGTGTATAGAGATAATCTAAGGGGGCGAACCTTTATCTCTTCATAAAGGGAAGGAAAAGAGCAAACATGAGGCACCGATCGCGGGGACGATGCACCGCCCGGAGCCATTGGCCACGAATTCTCGAGTCGCGGCGACATCGCCGAGCACCGTTGCTTCTCTGCCCCGACGAAATTGTATCCCGCCTGTTGGAATGCAGAGTGTAATTGTATAGGTGAACTCTCTGGCCGTCGAATGGCCCCCGGACGCACGGCACCCGGCTCCGTAGGGAATGCAATTTCACTGTGACTGGCATGTAAAGCGGCAAACGTTGTTGAAAAACCCTCTGCACCAGAACCGGCGACGCCGCGGGGGCCGCCGATCCCCTCCGGCGATCCGGCCGAAGAAAGTAAAGGGTGCAGGGCGGTTCGTAGGCTGTTAGCATACTCGTAGAAGACACGTTCTCCGCGTTCGTTCGAAGAAACTCATGGACATCTAAAAGCATAATCATATCACTGCCTGTAATACCATGGCCTTCATCCGCGAGAGGATCGACACTTTGGCGTAGAATCGAATGCAATTTCTTATCGAGCGCAGGTTAAATAAGTTTTCGCGCGCGCAACAGTTGTGCCTTTTCGTCAGTTTACGTTCCAGTGTTCTCGATAGGATTCAGTTTAACGAACATTGTACATAGTTCTAAGCAATAATAGTAAGCATAGTATCAGCAGCGCTTTAGCACTCTGCATCCGAGTAGCCCCGCGAGGCGGCGCGTTAATTTCTTCATCGCACGCGACGGCATCGCGTCTACAGCGCATTGTAACGCGAGCCTCTAATCGTCAGCTTTCCCGCTTAGCAAAGATTGCGAAAACCGTGAAAATTGCATTGCACGAACCTAGTCAGCTCTCTAGAACGAGGTGCGGAACAGAAGGGAACTCGTTGAATAACTTCGTCGGCACGGGCCAGCCAGTTTGCCCTCGGCGTGCATCGTCCCCTATGTCGGTGGAACGTTACAGAGACGCGATCCTAGGGAACGTTCAACAGTTCGCAGCTCTTAAACGTTATTTATTTCGAGGATCGATAAACAGCATAATACTATTGTTATATAAACTAATCGAGTCAAGTTTTCAAAATGTTACGAGCACGAGGATGATCTGTCGGATACGgttcataataattatttcttcgGATCAACGTTTTTTCCGCCATAGttcataatattttaatatattaactatTACAAAGCAAAAATACGACGGGGAGTGAAGAAGAGGGAGCAGGTCCGAGTAGGGAGGGCGAAAGATCGAGCCACGGTACCAGCTATAGTCAGAACAGAAGTCCGCTGGCTGCTCAGTGTCACAGAGCAGCTGTCcctaccccccacccccccccggcGCCACGCCATTTGGCTCCTCCCACTTTACCTCTAGTTTCTACGCGCCCTCTGCCGTTCAGAGAGGCAAGGCCGACTTGGCAGAGAATTGGGAGCTCTACGTGGCATGATTGACAGTGGAGAGAAAGTGGCCAGTCGATTATGTTCAGAGTATAGTTTGCGCACGATGATTAAGTCGCTGTCATTCGTGGACCACGAATATCGCGATTGACGACGACCTTTCGCCCGCACTGTACATGAAACAATGAAAATGGGAAGGTGTTGAGAGGCGGAGCATGAATATAAAACGAGACGAACCACTGGTACACGTATACACGCGTGCTGTGGATGCGTGTGTTCGTGTACGAGCGTATTTGTTGGATTAATTGTATGATTAAAGGACAAGAAATTCGTAACGAATAACataagcagagagagagagagcgagcgagcgagagagagagagagaaagagagagagagagagagagagcgagcgagcgagagagaaataaTGATAAGAAGAACCGACACTCATTTTAAGCACGACAGCTGTCCGTCTATTTGACTTGTGTGttcgacgaaaaaaaaaagaaagaaagaaaacgaaaagaaaaaaaatagaaacagtaCTACTACGGCTCACGCGTTTGAAAACAAAACATTAAAGAAACAGacaaaaaaaataagattcatcgCCTCGATGTTAAATGTAACACGTTTTACAAGGTAACAGAGCATTTCATTTTATAACATTTCTACTGTCTATACTTTCACCCGGACATTCTCACTGTGGACGAAAGAAGTAGGCGGTCCATCTACCCCCAAAACCCAACCCCCGCATCTCCTTCTTCTGTCGATAGCAAGTGTGATATACACGCGAGCACATGTTTGGCACACGTTCTTGCTGCGAGCGcttcaaaatttcgaatttcccgCCACGAGAACTGAACGCGTTTAAatctggcgcgcgcgcgcgcaggttGTACTATGTTCAAAATTATGAAAGCTGATATTTTCGTAGcggatcttttttttttttaaaggaacaTTTATGCTTACCGCGACAGCGCGTCCCAAACACGGAtcgtaattatttttcattttttttttcacaagtgCTACAGTGGCTTTTTTCGACGTTCACCTACGATATTCTAAAAAGAGTTTATCATTTAGTGATCGTATCGATACTTAGAACTCGTCTTAAACGTCCGCGCGAGTTGTTTTTAGAGAGAATACGGACATTTTATATCTTCACGGTGTACCACGAGAAAGTTGCGCATAAATGCGCGCAGATACATGTAGGAATTAAATGTTGGACTTAAACGATTTTAATCGCTTCTGTTAAAAGAGAAGGGAAACAAAGAGGATTCAGAGCCGAACATGGTGGAAATTATGATTAAATCAAAAGAGTAATATTATTCCAACTTTGACGATTAATACCTATTCTTTGATCACATTTCAAATCTCTGTACACGGCGATTCGTGTGACCGTCAGACTGAGATCCTTAAATCGCAAGCCTAATTCTAAAAGCAACGGTATTCGATCAAAGGTTACACAAATTACCCTGTACAGAAAGCAGAGCCCCTGGGAGGAAGAGTAGCAAACATTATCTCCGACCATACTATGACGTTTAAAAAGTTCCCGCCATACAAGGCCCATTCAAATCCAGGCCGCGACTCTTCCCGGTGCTCTGTCACAATCGAATTCTTTCTTCCACAAATTCGCCAAGCTGCATCGCCCCATTTACCCACGGAACATCCCACATTGATCTATTGGCTTCGACAGGTAACGCAGAAGCCTGGCGGCGTTAAGAGCAAAACGGAAAAACGGCAGGCCGACCAGCGGCACCGCGAGTCTCTGAAAAGGCGCAAGTCCTTGCCGCGCCAATCAGAACCGTCCTCCATCAGCCCTGAAAAATCCAAGTCCGCTCCTACCTCGCAAGTCCCAACGTCCAACGATATCCCGATGTCTTCCGGTTCCGCCGTGACCACTTCGAGCGCCAGCAAAAGCACTGTATCCGAAGAGAACATTTCTAACGCCTCGACCACCTCGCAGGAGATTCAAGGAGTCCCGCGCTTAGAAACGGTGCAGGTTTAAGCCTGTCCTGGCCACGCACGCGCATCCCAGCCGCGCATGTACCTCTTCACGCGCACTGCGACTGCGCAGACGGTCGTCGCGTGCCGGAGTCACGGAGCCTGTCGTTCAATTTCATTATTTCTCGTTAAGTGATTCGCGTGAGTGGGTGTTTCGCGCGTAGTTTAGTTTCCCGGCCGCGCAGATGGTTTCGAGTGATGCACGGGAGTAGTTCGTTGATCGCCGAAGCGAGTTTAGAGTGGTTTAAAAGATAGGACGCGGTTTGTCGAGACGCCAAGTGACGCGCATGCTCAAGGATTCTGATACTACTTCGAACGGAATCTTCTCACGGTAAATTTCAATTATTACCATTGTTTCTTTAATATCACAATATCTGAGGGAGAATTCTGATCGGGTGTTTGTTGAGGAACAGAATCTGTATGGTAGAATCTGCATTGGGTATGGTTTCGAGTGTCATGATGTTGGTGGCGGTTCGAATTTCCCGCCATTATGTTCTTTAGCAGATTCAAACGGTTCTCGTAGCTCGGTGTAACGGACGCGACGTTAGTTAAAGATACGTTTGAAATGTCGGGTGATTCGGAGGGTTTCTTGGTGAAGTTGTGACGGGAAATTCGAACCGAGCACTTCTGTAGTTAATAACGTATTTGGAATGAAGAAATCCAGTGTACGGTGTTGTTGAGCGGAGCATCGAGTAACTTGGCGTGAGTTTCTGTTCCTTTTTTGTCATTTGTTCGCGAAAAGATGGATCGGTATTGTTAGATTAACGTTGATTGTTGCTGCCTGAGTCGTAATGGTACGTTTCGCGGTGAAAGTAGGCGAAATAACATCTGCTGTACGCGAGTAAGCTTCACTTAGGCATTGCATTCTGTtcagagaaattaaatttatattacgGTGCCAAACAGTCATTCAATAAAAAGTACTTTCTTTTGATACCGCAACCATGAAATCTGGATACTTTTAATGCGTTGTTCTTTGCTAGTTTATGATTGAAACCAGGGATGGGTTTCTCAAAGCGTCGAAAtttcgagcttcgagaatttaaaaCTTTACACTTGTTTcgtgattcgaaactctcgagaATCTGACAAGAAAAggtataaaattaatgaataaagaaattttatttaactgacacaAATTTTCGTCACTTGAGttcttaaagaaaaatattccacGTGCAAAACAGAATCAGCATTCAAGTTTTGAGAGTTTCGAGCCCTCAAGTTTTGAGAGTTTCGAGCCCTCAAGTTTCTTATtggagtttcgagaatttaaaaattaagttcGAACCCTAATTGAAACACACAAGTACATTTCTCATAAAGTGTATTGTACATATCAGAAATACAGATCGATTTTAAGATTTCAAGTACGAGCATACAGTCTCTCACGGAATGGTGTTTGAATTTGGAAGTAAAAGTTCTGCAAACAATTTCAACCACTGAGGGAAATGTAACAATAAAGTTACCGCGGTGCCATTCCCTTCCGAGTGTATGCTTCTCAACGTCCGTAAAGTAGCACTCTTCGAATCAACAGTATGATACGTTGGATCTATTTGTAACAAGATTACAGTAGACTGCAAGCTCCGCGGATAGAGATCCAGAATATCTCCGCCCTGATTCTCGCGGCATTCTTTAATTCGTTTCAAACTCGACTGCATAAAATCTACGACTGTAGGAGAATGATCTAactgtataaataattcttttagaAAGGCACACACTAACAAGAAAATACGAGGACTCTTACTAACTAGCTCAAACAATTGATCTAGTAAATTCAGACTCTCTGCCTCGTCGGCATCACTGTCTTTGTTTAAATCTGTACACGACGCGAAATGATTTAGCAATGGCTGCTCTATTAATTTGTCTCTCCGCGATTCATAAATATCTTCTATCGTGGAGAGCTCGAGATTCAGATTAGAGTTCTTTCGCACGGCGTAACATAATATTCGTTCGGAGTCCTCGCAGGACTCTAACTGCGAAAGTTTCGAAAGCAGTCTTTCCACGTGGCACTTGTAGCTGGAGTTTGTGGGCACTAAGCACATTAATGCACTGGTCAGTGGAAGCAAATCGTCGCTTGACTCGCACCTGTCTAAGACATCGttcgttaaatatttttccaacagGTTGCCAACGAACGTTAATGTTTGTCTCTGGTCTGTGAATACTCGCAGGTCTTTGAAAGCCTCTGTGACCCTACACCAATCTCGTAGAACATTCTAAAACAGGTTAACACGGTACAGCGGGATTGTAATT from Andrena cerasifolii isolate SP2316 chromosome 13, iyAndCera1_principal, whole genome shotgun sequence includes:
- the LOC143375832 gene encoding uncharacterized protein LOC143375832 isoform X1, with product MDSTILKAILCSCESVTKDLAKSEDYQKLAQEQKFLPTSNNIFNALSLSLTNLLSYKVSREAYQRYTVRLHVINVLRDWCRVTEAFKDLRVFTDQRQTLTFVGNLLEKYLTNDVLDRCESSDDLLPLTSALMCLVPTNSSYKCHVERLLSKLSQLESCEDSERILCYAVRKNSNLNLELSTIEDIYESRRDKLIEQPLLNHFASCTDLNKDSDADEAESLNLLDQLFELVSKSPRIFLLVCAFLKELFIQLDHSPTVVDFMQSSLKRIKECRENQGGDILDLYPRSLQSTVILLQIDPTYHTVDSKSATLRTLRSIHSEGNGTAVTLLLHFPQWLKLFAELLLPNSNTIP
- the LOC143375832 gene encoding uncharacterized protein LOC143375832 isoform X2 yields the protein MDSTILKAILCSCESVTKDLAKSEDYQKLAQEQKFLPTSNNIFNALSLSLTNLLSYKVSREAYQRYTVRLHVINVLRDWCRVTEAFKDLRVFTDQRQTLTFVGNLLEKYLTNDVLDRCESSDDLLPLTSALMCLVPTNSSYKCHVERLLSKLSQLESCEDSERILCYAVRKNSNLNLELSTIEDIYESRRDKLIEQPLLNHFASCTDLNKDSDADEAESLNLLDQLFELS